GTGCTTCGTAAAATGAAACAAACCGCTGAAGATTATTTAGGTGAAAAAGTAACAGAAGCGGTGATCACCGTACCTGCATACTTTAATGACGCACAACGTCAGGCAACTAAAGACGCGGGCCAAATCGCTGGTCTAGATGTTAAACGTATCATCAACGAACCTACTGCGGCTGCCCTTGCCTACGGTATGGATAAAAAAACCAAAGACGAAAGCAAAATTGCGGTATTTGACTTAGGCGGCGGTACATTCGACATCTCAATTATCGAAATTGCCGACGTTGATGGCGATAAACAATTCGAAGTACTTTCAACCAACGGAGATACATTCCTTGGCGGTGAAGACTTTGACGCGGTAGTGATCGACTACTTAGTTGAAGAGTTCAAAAAAGATTCAGGCATTGACCTTCGCAACGATCCATTAGCGCTTCAACGCTTAAAAGAAGCCGGTGAAAAAGCGAAAATCGAATTGTCATCATCACAACAAACCTCGATCAACCTTCCTTACATCACAGCTGATAGCACAGGTCCTAAACACTTAGACATCAAAATGACCCGCGCAAAACTCGAAGCATTAGTTGAAGAGTTAATCGAGCGCACATTAGAGCCATGCCGTACAGCGCTTAAAGATGCTGGTTTAGCCGTATCACAAATTGATGATGTGATTTTAGTCGGTGGTCAAACCCGTATGCCGAAAGTTCAAGAAAAAGTGAAAGAATTCTTCGGTAAAGAACCCCGTCGTGACGTGAATCCTGACGAAGCAGTGGCATCGGGCGCCGCAATCCAAGGCGGTGTATTAGGCGGTGATGTGAAAGATGTTTTACTACTCGACGTTACCCCTCTTTCGCTCGGTATTGAAACCATGGGTGGCGTGATGACAAAACTGATCGACAAAAACACCACAATCCCAACCAACGCGAGCCAAGTCTTCTCAACAGCGGCGGATAATCAGCCTGCAGTAACGATTCATATCTTACAAGGTGAGCGTCCACAAGCATCACAAAACCATTCACTTGGTCAATTTGACTTAACAGATATTCCACCAGCACCGCGCGGTGTTCCACAAATCGAAGTGACCTTTGATATCGATGCAAACGGGATTATGAACGTCTCGGCGAAAGATAAGTCAACCGGTAAAGAGCAATCGATTGTGATTAAATCAAGCTCAGGATTATCGGAAGATGATATCGAGAAAATGGTAAAAGATGCGGAAGCAAACGCGGAAGAGGATAAAAAATTCCAAGAGCTCGTGACCGCACGTAACACGGCAGAACAGATGATCCATGCCTCTGAGAAATCTCTCAAAGATCTTGGTGACAAAGTGACTGACGATGAGAAGAAAAATATTGAAGCGGCAATTGAAGAGACAAAAGAAGTCTTAAAAGGCGATGATGTTGATGCAATCAAGGCAAAAACTGATGCTTTAACAACCGTTGCGGGCGAGCTTGCACAGCGCGTTTATGCGGAACAAGGCGGCGATGCAGCCGGCGCAGCTCCCGGTGCTGAAGAGGCGCCAAAAGACGACAATGTTGTTGACGCTGAGTTCGAAGAAGTTAAAGACGACAAAGATAAAAAATAATCATTCTGAATGAATTGATTGAGTAACAAAGAATCCTCAGAGAATTTCGATTCTCTGGGGATCTTTCCTGAAAAAGAGGGCTCTCTGAGTCATTTTATTATTCCGCATCTAGGCTCACAGATTTAAGCGCACGATGTTGATCAATAAGATGATTCTTCATCCCATAATGGCGGCTCGTAAGAGCATTAAATAAACAGATAAACGGTTAATAAGGAACGATCATTATCCATGGCAGAACGCGATTATTATGAAGTGTTAGGGATTGAAAAAGGCGCATCGAAAGATGAGATTCGCAAAGCATATAGACGTCTTGCAATGAAATATCACCCTGACCGTAATGCTGACAAAAAAGAAGAAGCAGAAGAGAAATTTAAAGAGGTTCAAAAAGCCTATGAAGTGCTCTTTGATGATGAAAAACGCCAAATGTATGACCAATACGGCCATGCAGGAGTAAACGGTCAAGCCGGTGGGTTTGGCGGGGGCGCTGGCGGATTTGGTGGCGCAGATTTTGGCGATATCTTCGGTGATATGTTTGGCGATATCTTCGGCGGAGGTGGACGCTCTCAAGCAAATCGAGCCTATCGTGGCGATGATATTGGCTATCAACTCGATATCACCCTAGAAGAGGCTGCTTTCGGCACCACAACGCGCATTAGTGTCCCGACAACCGTTCATTGTCATCACTGTAATGGATCAGGCGCAGCCGCAGGATCAGAGCCTGTCACCTGCCCAACCTGTCACGGACAAGGCCAAGTGCGCATGTCGCAAGGGTTCTTCTCCGTTCAGCAAACCTGTCCGGACTGTCAAGGACGCGGTAAGAAAATCACCAATCCGTGTACCAATTGTCATGGCACAGGCCAAGAGCGCAAAACAAAAACGCTCGAAGTGAAAGTGCCAGCAGGCGTTGATACGGGCGATCGTATTCGTCTTTCAGGCGAAGGAGAAGCGGGCGTTAATGGTGGCCCAAGTGGCGATCTATACGTCCAAATTCGCGTGAAAAAACATGCGATCTTCACCCGTGATGATCAGCATCTTCACTGCGAGGTTCCCGTGAGCTTTGTTACGGCAGCACTCGGTGGTGAAATTGAAGTCCCCACCCTTGATGGCCGTGTTAATTTGAAAATTCCGGCTGAAACACAAACGGGCCGAATCTTTAGACTCCGCGGAAAAGGAGTTAAACCTGTACGCGGTGGCGCTCAAGGCGATCTACTCTGCGCGATTAAAGTGGAAACGCCGGTGAAACTGAGTAGCGATCAAAAAGAGATGCTCCGTAAATTTGGCGAAACCTTAGGGGAAAACCATGTCCCCCAGCAAAATAGCTGGCTCGATGGCGTAAAGAAGTTCTTTGATGGTCTCGGGAAATGAATGGCTCAGTGGTTCAAAACTCGATCAAAAAAGTAAATAATTTTAGATCTTGTCAAATTTTTACAATTGACCCACTATAATCGAAATTGTTAATAAACATAACGTACAAGCGCAGGCAATATTAATATCTCTATCACTCTCTTAAGTACCCTCTTAAGTCCCCCTTAGCGATATTGCCCGCGCTTTTTTACGCCACGAATTTATCCCCGTTTATCCTCTTCTTTATAAAACACCCCTATCTCTTTGATTTTAGTCGATTAATCGATTATCCTAATGCGATGGTTATTATCGCTTTTTCCCTTCTTGCGAGTGCGCTCTGGCTAATCTTATCGCCCTACTCGCTTATGCTGACCTTAAGTTTCCTCGCACTTATTTTTATCATTCCGCTAGCGCTTTATTTGCAAACTCTAACACACTTCTCAACCTCAGGATTTGCATCAAAAACACGGCACTACTCAGCTCTATTTATGATGATCGGGATGGCACTTGGTATTTCACTCTATCTACCGAGATTAATCGATTATCAAAATGCTATTCATGAGGTTCACAAAAAAGTGAACACAGCGACGCGCTACCAATTTAAAGTGCTGAAAAATCCCACTCATTACGACCGATTAACCATCGAAGTCCGCGCTAAAGACTCGCCGCTAAATGGAAAGAAGCTCTATCTTTCTCTCAATAATGCTCTATTAAAAGAGCAGATGCCGGCAAGTTCCATCCATGAAGCAGAGCTTATCATTAATCCAATTAAAACAGTTCACCGCCCTAATAAACCTTACCGGAGACTTTACCTCCTTGCCAATGAGCTGATCGGTAGAGCGTCGCTCACGAATTCCGATGAACTGATCACACTTAAATCTGCCAACTCGGTTGAAACGATGAGAAACACTCTCTATCACTATTTTGACGGGTTAACCCAGTACGAAAACCGCGCCTACTTTAGTGCGCTCACTGTCGGCATTACCGATTCACTGACTCAGCATGATTGGAATGTGCTGCGTAAAACTGGCACCATTCATCTCGTTTCGATTTCAGGCCTGCATCTAACCTTTGTGGCCTTTTGGAGCTTTCTAATTTTGCGCTATCTCATCGCACTCTTTAAACCCATACGTTTTGCCCCTTATCAGCTAGCTGCCCTCCTTTCGATCGGCGTTGCCCTTTTTTATGCGCTCCTTGCCGGTCTCTCGCTTCCAACCGAGCGCGCGCTCTTAATGTACATCATCGCGATGATCACGCTACTCTTGCACAGGCCGATTTTCCGCCTCCATACGCTTGCCATTACCTTTATTATTATGATGATGGTGATGCCCTTAGCGCTTCTTTCCATCGGTTTTTGGCTCTCATTTACTGCTGTTGCAATTTTAATTCTGCTCAGTCAATATCGCTGGGGCGTGATTAAAACGTTATTTTTAACGCAATTAACCGTCAGCTTTTTCCTTATGCCGTTAACCGCCCATTTCTTTGGTGAAGTCTCACTCATTAGTCCACTGACGAACCTGCTCGCGATTCCTTGGACAACGCTCTATATTCTCCCAACGCTTCTTATCGGCACACTATTACTGCCCTTCGAGTTTTTATGGGGAATCTCGCTGAGCACGCCCTTTTTTACCATCACCAATCTCGCGCTTAGACTCTTTCGCTACGGACTTGATTATATGGTTATGCTTCCCTATAGTTCAGTTAAAACGCCCTATATTGCGCTTTTTCCAACGGTGATTTTAACCCTGCTTCTCCTTTTAATTTTAAGGCGAAAGCGAGCTCACACCAGTAGATGGAATCCTTACAGAGGCCTCTCAATTCTCTATCCCATTCTCTGCTTAATGATTCTTGTCGGCCATTATCTCCTTCCTAAAAAGACTAAAGAAGGACTCTATTTAATGCCGGTAGGTGAAGGCTTATCGGCGCTCGTTGTCACCGATGAGATTACCTTTTTATACGATACGGGGCGGTATTTTCGCCAATTTGATCCCGGGCGGGATGTGATATTGCCAACGCTCAATCGCTTAAATATAAAAGCTCCCGATGCCCTTATTTTAAGTCTCTACAATGGTCAGCACACAGGTGGAACGCGTTCGCTGTTAACCAAATATCCTCAAATACCTGTATTTGCCCACTCCTCTTTATTAGCATGGACCGATGGAAGTCGGCATTGCCACGAGTTCCAACACGAATCTGAACGTCTCACCATTACCCCCATTAAGACGATCAAGAGCAGTTGTAGTTATTTTGTAAGAATGGAAAATGAGCTGATTATCCTCTTATCAGACCCCACAATACGGGAGTTTCGGAATCTCTCTATCGATCTCAATCAAGCGCTTTTTGAGCATCAAAATAAAAATGGTGATGCGCTCAATGTTACACTACTATTTCCTAAACAGGGGCAATCTCGCGGGTATACTGACTTCTATGCATGGAAAGAATTGGTTAAACATCATGATATTACCCTCCTATTTTCCACTCGAACCATTCATGAAGATTATTATAATCAGCCGGAACTTAAACCCTACTTTAATGCCTACGATGGCATGCTTCGGTTACCTTTTAACGCATCTAAAACCGATTATTCTCGTGAAATAGATCAAGCGATCGATTGTCGCCGATTTTGGTGGATAGATTGCACAAATAATACCCAAATACCCTGTAAATCAATCCTAAACAGCGTTAAGTGACGGTAAACGGGGTTTAATTTTGGAAAACGCGCTACACATTCACTCCATGAATGGTAAAATAGCCCAATTATTTGCAAACAATAACAAAAAAAGAGAATTCCATGAGGATATTATTAATCGATATTGGGAACACCACGTGCGATGCCAGAGCGTACGACCCAAGCGATCAAAGCATCACTCCCCTGTTTCGCATCTTTAGCCGAAAACTCCTGATTAATGCACCGGCGCTATTGCAAGAACATGTCGGTGCGCTCAACGAGACTTTTAGCAAGATTATCTACGTCTCTGTTGTGCCGGAGCTCAATGATCTTGTGCGTGATTTAGGGCGCTCGCTCTCGATTGAAGTGATTAATATCCGTAATGATATCGCCTTTGATCAATCGCCCTTTAAGCTTAAAAATATCCATCTGCTTGGCGCCGATTTTGTGGCCAACTATTTTGGATTTATGGCGCATTATCCGTGCCGAAATGTGGCGATTGTCGCTCTTGGTTCAGCGACGACGATTTTTCTCATTCAAGAGGGGAATTTTGTTGGAACGACCATCTCTCCCGGCGTGACTTTTAGTTTAGAAGCGCTCTTAAGTAATGCCTCCTTACTTGAGCAGATGGATTATCAAATGATTCCGGAAACACTTGGGAAAAATACCTTTGAATCGATCTCAATTGGCTCCATTAAAGGTCATTACCATATGATTATGGGGCTCATTGGGGAGATGAAAGAGGAGTATCGTATCGATAAAATTCTCTTTACTGGAGGCAATGCCCGTTTTTACGAAGAGCGCTGTGAAAAAGAGGGGGTTTTGATCGATGAAGAGCTCATTTTTAAGGGGTTAATCAATCTTTATGAGGCAAAAGGTCGCCTTCCCGCACCGCCGAAAAAGCCCCAATTAAACGAGACGCAAATAACGGAATAATTTCTACTCCATTTTGAAGGTTCCGTGCTAAAATAGTGCCTTATGAAGACCCCTAAATTTTGGCAACAACGCACGCTTTGGAGTTATCTATTCCTACCGCTCGCGCTTCTCTATCGTGGGATTGCGTCGCTTGACCGTTCCATTAAATTAAAAAAGATGCAAACACTGCCACGTCCGGTGATCGTGGTGGGCAATATTAATTTAGGGGGCACAGGGAAAACGCCGGTGACCATTACGCTCGTCAATCGCTTTAAAGCACGCGGTTTTAATGTCGGTGTATTATCGCGAGGCTATGGCCGTAAAACCGATGCGCTTCTCATTGCAGATACCCATCATAGCGCAAGCGATCTTGGCGATGAGCCCTACTTAATTTACCAAAAAACAGGCGTTCCTCTGGCGGTTCACCGTAATCGATATGAGGCCGGAGTCGCGCTCTTAAAACAGCATCCTGAGATCGATCTTTTTATTTGCGATGATGGGCTACAGCACCATATTTTGCACCGCGATCTTGAGATTGGGGTTGTTGGAAAACAAGGCTTTGGCAATGAGCTAGGATTTCCTGCAGGTCCGCTGCGTGAACCGATTTCACGATTGAACAAAGTAAATTTTATTATCAATAATAGTGGGAATTTGGATCTAAAAAAATACGATTTCATCCCGCCTCAATTTACGCTTCAAAGTGTGTTAAATGAAGCGATTAACCTTAAAACCGGGAAGGCAAAACCCCTCTCTCATTGGCAAAACCAAGGCGTTTCTGCCATTGCTGGCATTGCGTATCCTGAGCATTTTTTCGCCATGTTACGCGATCATAACATCGATGTGATGGGATATGGATTTCCCGATCATCACCATTTTACAAAAAAGGATCTCGCCGCCCTTGATACGCCGCTCTTCATGACTGAAAAAGACGCGGTCAAATGTCAAGATTTAGCGCTTGATTTAGACAATGCATGGAAAGTGCCCCTTGAAACAACTTTACCGGAGGCGCTGATTGATGCGATCTTAAAAACCCTTAATTTAGACGTGAAACCAAATAGCAAAACCCACGTTTAGCGCATCTCTACTATGCTTTAGATAGAAAATCGATCCTATAAAAACAACTTAAGAATAACAAAGCGTGAGCGCAATAGACAAATAAATTAAACCCGCTCCGCTCAACGGGGATCTAACATCCCATGAGGAAACCAATATAATGAGTCAAAACGACCCAAAAACAGACGAATATTTCATTCGATTTAAAGAAAATGACCCTGAGTATGCCGTTCAGGTTGAACAATATGGCAAAGCGATTCCGAGTCGCGATTTTATTTTAGAACTCCTTGAATTTTACCAAAGTTTAGATCGCACGATCGATTTTGATGGAGTGAGCCGTGCCTTTAAACTCCGCAAAGTGTGGGAGCTTGATGCGCTTGAAAACCGCTTAAATGCGATGATTCGCCAAGGACAGATCTATCTCAATCAGCACGATCAGATCAAAAAAGTTGATCCCTCAGAGCCGATTGAAGGGATTGTTCAAGGAAAAGCGGAAGGCTTTGGTTATCTTGATCCGATCGATCCCGACGGGAAAGGTAAGCGCGAAGATTCGCTCTTTATTCCGCCCTATGAGATGGAATATCTTCTCCATAATGACCGCGTGAAAGCGCTTCCCCTTGGCACCGATCGTCGGGGTCGTCGCATTGCAAAAATTACCGAGATTGTGGAGCGCGGCTTTACCGAGTTTTTCGCCCGAGTACATCGTGAAGAAGGGAGCTATATTTTAGTGCCTGAAAATCGCGACATCTCGCAACACTTTTTAGTCCCGCAAGATTCCGATAAATTGCAAGCAAAGCATCTCGATATTGTCCGCGCGAAAGTGACGCAATATCCCGATAAAAATATGATTGCCATGGCGGAAATTGTTGAAGTTTTTGGCGATACCGCAACCGTGGATATCGAAATTGAACAAGCGCTCCTTGAGCACAATATTCCCAATATTTTCTCGGCAGAAGTGGAATATGAGGTGAGTAAAATCCCTAATAAAGTGCTCGAAAGTGAACATGAGGGACGCAAGGATTATCGCGATCTACCGCTTGTCACCATCGATGGCATTACCGCCCGCGACTTTGACGATGCGGTCTATTGTAAGCCGATTAAAGATGGCTATCGCCTCTATGTTGCCATTGCGGATGTGTCGCACTATGCGCGCCGTGGCTCTGCGATTGATAAAGAAGCGCACCTTCGCGGAACGTCAGTTTATTTCCCGCGTAAAGTGGTGCCGATGTTGCACCGCGATCTCTCCAATGGTATCTGCTCGCTCAACCCTGATGTCGATCGTTTAGCGATGGTGGCTGAGCTCGATATCGACCATAATGGTGAGCTACAAAACTATCATTTTTACGAAGGTGTGATGCGTTCTCATGCGCGCCTTACCTACGATCTGGTCTTCGATATTATTAGTGGTGATGAGCTTCTACGTGAAAGCTATAAAGAGCTCACGCCCGATCTCGATAATCTCTACAATCTTTTTAAAGTATTGCGTAAACAGCGTGAAAAACGCGGTGCGCTCGACTTTGAAACTGTGGAAACACTTATCTTATATGATGAAGAGGGACACATTGAAAAGATCGTTCCCGATTCCCGTAACGATGCGCATAAAATCATTGAAGAGTGCATGATTACTGCGAATATCGCTGCGGCAAAATTCTTAGAAAAGCTTGAGATTAACGGACTCTATCGAGTGCATAATACGCCCGATCCTGCGAAACTTGGCCAGCTCCGTTCCTTCTTAAAAGAGTTTAATATCGGTCTTGGCGGAGGTGAAAACCCCTCACCACTCGATTTCTCTCGCGCTCTTGAAGCGGCCAAAGAGAAAAATGAATTTGAGATGATTCAAACGGTCATGCTCCGTTCGCTCTCGCAAGCGGTGTATCAGCCGGAAAATAGTGGGCACTTTGGGCTCTCATTAAGCCACTATGCGCACTTTACCTCGCCCATTCGCCGTTATCCTGACCTTTTAGTCCACCGCGCGATTAAACATATTATTCGCAAACGGGATAAAAATGAGTTCTATAACGATGCTGAAATGATCGCGCTTGGCGAGCATTGCTCAATGACTGAACGCCGCGCTGAAGATGCGGAACGCGATGTGATTGCATGGCTTAAAGCAAGCTATATGCAAAACTTCATTGGCGATGAATTTGAAGGCCATATCACCGGCGTTACCAATTTCGGGCTCTTTATTGAGCTTGAGGATATCTTTATTGAAGGGCTCGTTCATATCTCCCAAATGGATGGCGATTTCTTCATTTACGATGAGATTAAACACCGCCTGATGGGCGAACATACCGGTTTCCAATATCGTCTCAATGATAAAGTTAAAATCCGTGTGGTTGAAGCCAATCCTGAAACAAAACACATTGACTTTACCCTCTTATCTCCGGTGATTGGTGGCGATAAAAATAGTGGTAAAAATGCAGGCAGTCGCCCACCGCGTCGCCGTTCTAATAACGATTCGAAAGGTCATCGCGGGAAATCTAATTCCGTTCGTAAAAAAAATGATCGTACGGATAAAAAGAGCCGTCGCAATCGTCGTAAAAAACGCCGTTAATGCGTAAATATTAAAGGAGATCGCTGCTGTGACTATTGAGTATCGTAAAATTATTCATATCGATATGGATGCATTTTACGCCTCAATTGAGCAGCGCGATCATCTCGAGTATCGCGGCAAACCCGTTGCCGTTGGCGGGAAATCGAATCGCGGCGTGGTGGCTGCTGCAAGTTACGAGGCGCGCCAATTTGGGGTTCATTCCGCGATGCCTATGCGTACGGCGCTGCAAAAATGCCCTGATCTTATTGTGGTAAAGCCGCGATTTGAGCTCTACCGCGCCATCTCTCAATCGATTCGTGACATTTTCCATGAGTATACCGATCTCGTTGAACCGCTCTCGTTAGATGAGGCGTTTTTAGATGTGACCGACAATTTCCATCAAATTGAGCTTGGCATGGATGTGGCCCTTGAGATTAAACGGCGCATTAAAGAAACCCTCAATCTCACCGCTTCCGCCGGTGTCTCTTATAATAAATTTCTTGCCAAAATCGCGTCTGATGTTCGTAAGCCCGATGGTCTTTTTGTGCTTCATCCACTCAATGCCCCGCGCTTTGTCGAGGCGCTCCCCATTGAAGATTTTTTTGGTGTTGGTGCCGTAACTGCAAAAAAAATGCATGCCCTTGGCATTAAAACCGGCAAAGATCTTAAAGCCTGGAATGAAGAGGCGCTGATTCGTGAATTTGGTAAGGCGGGACACAGCTATTATCTCTACGCCCGCGCGATTGATGATCGGCCTGTCAACCCGAATCGAATTCGTAAATCTGTTGGCGTTGAAGAGACTTTCTTAAACGATCTTAACAGCCATGATGAGGTAGTCGATCTCCTTAAAATGATTCACGCCGAGCTAATTCGTCGTTGCCGAAAGCATGATTTTCGCGGACGTACGCTCACTCTTAAAATTAAATACTATAACTTTAAGCAGATTACCCGAAGCCGCACCGTCAATTTTGATCTCAACACCGAAGAGCATTTTATCTGGCCCCTTGCCCTTGAGCTGTTATCAGAAGTGCGTGAGCATCGGCGCATTCGGTTAATGGGCCTCACTCTTCACAATAGCGATGAAGAAAAGCATGAGCTTAACAATGAGCTCAATCAGCAAACCCTTCCATTTCATACTCTCGCTTAATTGCCCACTCTCCTCTATCCTCTTTCCCCTTACCCATCAAGGGATCTTCGAACACACTTGCAGTTTA
The window above is part of the Ignatzschineria sp. RMDPL8A genome. Proteins encoded here:
- the dnaK gene encoding molecular chaperone DnaK — encoded protein: MSKIIGIDLGTTNSCVAIMDGEKVRVIENAEGDRTTPSIVAYTEDGEILTGQPAKRQAVTNPKNTLFAIKRLIGRRFEDAEVQKDKDLVPFEIVKADNGDAWVSVKGEKMAPPQISAEVLRKMKQTAEDYLGEKVTEAVITVPAYFNDAQRQATKDAGQIAGLDVKRIINEPTAAALAYGMDKKTKDESKIAVFDLGGGTFDISIIEIADVDGDKQFEVLSTNGDTFLGGEDFDAVVIDYLVEEFKKDSGIDLRNDPLALQRLKEAGEKAKIELSSSQQTSINLPYITADSTGPKHLDIKMTRAKLEALVEELIERTLEPCRTALKDAGLAVSQIDDVILVGGQTRMPKVQEKVKEFFGKEPRRDVNPDEAVASGAAIQGGVLGGDVKDVLLLDVTPLSLGIETMGGVMTKLIDKNTTIPTNASQVFSTAADNQPAVTIHILQGERPQASQNHSLGQFDLTDIPPAPRGVPQIEVTFDIDANGIMNVSAKDKSTGKEQSIVIKSSSGLSEDDIEKMVKDAEANAEEDKKFQELVTARNTAEQMIHASEKSLKDLGDKVTDDEKKNIEAAIEETKEVLKGDDVDAIKAKTDALTTVAGELAQRVYAEQGGDAAGAAPGAEEAPKDDNVVDAEFEEVKDDKDKK
- the dnaJ gene encoding molecular chaperone DnaJ, whose amino-acid sequence is MAERDYYEVLGIEKGASKDEIRKAYRRLAMKYHPDRNADKKEEAEEKFKEVQKAYEVLFDDEKRQMYDQYGHAGVNGQAGGFGGGAGGFGGADFGDIFGDMFGDIFGGGGRSQANRAYRGDDIGYQLDITLEEAAFGTTTRISVPTTVHCHHCNGSGAAAGSEPVTCPTCHGQGQVRMSQGFFSVQQTCPDCQGRGKKITNPCTNCHGTGQERKTKTLEVKVPAGVDTGDRIRLSGEGEAGVNGGPSGDLYVQIRVKKHAIFTRDDQHLHCEVPVSFVTAALGGEIEVPTLDGRVNLKIPAETQTGRIFRLRGKGVKPVRGGAQGDLLCAIKVETPVKLSSDQKEMLRKFGETLGENHVPQQNSWLDGVKKFFDGLGK
- a CDS encoding ComEC/Rec2 family competence protein — translated: MVIIAFSLLASALWLILSPYSLMLTLSFLALIFIIPLALYLQTLTHFSTSGFASKTRHYSALFMMIGMALGISLYLPRLIDYQNAIHEVHKKVNTATRYQFKVLKNPTHYDRLTIEVRAKDSPLNGKKLYLSLNNALLKEQMPASSIHEAELIINPIKTVHRPNKPYRRLYLLANELIGRASLTNSDELITLKSANSVETMRNTLYHYFDGLTQYENRAYFSALTVGITDSLTQHDWNVLRKTGTIHLVSISGLHLTFVAFWSFLILRYLIALFKPIRFAPYQLAALLSIGVALFYALLAGLSLPTERALLMYIIAMITLLLHRPIFRLHTLAITFIIMMMVMPLALLSIGFWLSFTAVAILILLSQYRWGVIKTLFLTQLTVSFFLMPLTAHFFGEVSLISPLTNLLAIPWTTLYILPTLLIGTLLLPFEFLWGISLSTPFFTITNLALRLFRYGLDYMVMLPYSSVKTPYIALFPTVILTLLLLLILRRKRAHTSRWNPYRGLSILYPILCLMILVGHYLLPKKTKEGLYLMPVGEGLSALVVTDEITFLYDTGRYFRQFDPGRDVILPTLNRLNIKAPDALILSLYNGQHTGGTRSLLTKYPQIPVFAHSSLLAWTDGSRHCHEFQHESERLTITPIKTIKSSCSYFVRMENELIILLSDPTIREFRNLSIDLNQALFEHQNKNGDALNVTLLFPKQGQSRGYTDFYAWKELVKHHDITLLFSTRTIHEDYYNQPELKPYFNAYDGMLRLPFNASKTDYSREIDQAIDCRRFWWIDCTNNTQIPCKSILNSVK
- a CDS encoding type III pantothenate kinase, with the translated sequence MRILLIDIGNTTCDARAYDPSDQSITPLFRIFSRKLLINAPALLQEHVGALNETFSKIIYVSVVPELNDLVRDLGRSLSIEVINIRNDIAFDQSPFKLKNIHLLGADFVANYFGFMAHYPCRNVAIVALGSATTIFLIQEGNFVGTTISPGVTFSLEALLSNASLLEQMDYQMIPETLGKNTFESISIGSIKGHYHMIMGLIGEMKEEYRIDKILFTGGNARFYEERCEKEGVLIDEELIFKGLINLYEAKGRLPAPPKKPQLNETQITE
- the lpxK gene encoding tetraacyldisaccharide 4'-kinase, giving the protein MKTPKFWQQRTLWSYLFLPLALLYRGIASLDRSIKLKKMQTLPRPVIVVGNINLGGTGKTPVTITLVNRFKARGFNVGVLSRGYGRKTDALLIADTHHSASDLGDEPYLIYQKTGVPLAVHRNRYEAGVALLKQHPEIDLFICDDGLQHHILHRDLEIGVVGKQGFGNELGFPAGPLREPISRLNKVNFIINNSGNLDLKKYDFIPPQFTLQSVLNEAINLKTGKAKPLSHWQNQGVSAIAGIAYPEHFFAMLRDHNIDVMGYGFPDHHHFTKKDLAALDTPLFMTEKDAVKCQDLALDLDNAWKVPLETTLPEALIDAILKTLNLDVKPNSKTHV
- the rnr gene encoding ribonuclease R, whose product is MSQNDPKTDEYFIRFKENDPEYAVQVEQYGKAIPSRDFILELLEFYQSLDRTIDFDGVSRAFKLRKVWELDALENRLNAMIRQGQIYLNQHDQIKKVDPSEPIEGIVQGKAEGFGYLDPIDPDGKGKREDSLFIPPYEMEYLLHNDRVKALPLGTDRRGRRIAKITEIVERGFTEFFARVHREEGSYILVPENRDISQHFLVPQDSDKLQAKHLDIVRAKVTQYPDKNMIAMAEIVEVFGDTATVDIEIEQALLEHNIPNIFSAEVEYEVSKIPNKVLESEHEGRKDYRDLPLVTIDGITARDFDDAVYCKPIKDGYRLYVAIADVSHYARRGSAIDKEAHLRGTSVYFPRKVVPMLHRDLSNGICSLNPDVDRLAMVAELDIDHNGELQNYHFYEGVMRSHARLTYDLVFDIISGDELLRESYKELTPDLDNLYNLFKVLRKQREKRGALDFETVETLILYDEEGHIEKIVPDSRNDAHKIIEECMITANIAAAKFLEKLEINGLYRVHNTPDPAKLGQLRSFLKEFNIGLGGGENPSPLDFSRALEAAKEKNEFEMIQTVMLRSLSQAVYQPENSGHFGLSLSHYAHFTSPIRRYPDLLVHRAIKHIIRKRDKNEFYNDAEMIALGEHCSMTERRAEDAERDVIAWLKASYMQNFIGDEFEGHITGVTNFGLFIELEDIFIEGLVHISQMDGDFFIYDEIKHRLMGEHTGFQYRLNDKVKIRVVEANPETKHIDFTLLSPVIGGDKNSGKNAGSRPPRRRSNNDSKGHRGKSNSVRKKNDRTDKKSRRNRRKKRR
- the dinB gene encoding DNA polymerase IV, with protein sequence MTIEYRKIIHIDMDAFYASIEQRDHLEYRGKPVAVGGKSNRGVVAAASYEARQFGVHSAMPMRTALQKCPDLIVVKPRFELYRAISQSIRDIFHEYTDLVEPLSLDEAFLDVTDNFHQIELGMDVALEIKRRIKETLNLTASAGVSYNKFLAKIASDVRKPDGLFVLHPLNAPRFVEALPIEDFFGVGAVTAKKMHALGIKTGKDLKAWNEEALIREFGKAGHSYYLYARAIDDRPVNPNRIRKSVGVEETFLNDLNSHDEVVDLLKMIHAELIRRCRKHDFRGRTLTLKIKYYNFKQITRSRTVNFDLNTEEHFIWPLALELLSEVREHRRIRLMGLTLHNSDEEKHELNNELNQQTLPFHTLA